A DNA window from Sordaria macrospora chromosome 4, complete sequence contains the following coding sequences:
- a CDS encoding 40S ribosomal protein uS3 codes for MAVPGTQISKRRKFVADGVFYAELNEFFQRELAEEGYSGVEVRVTPTVTDIIIRATHTQEVLGEQGRRIRELTSLIQKRFKFPENSVSLYAAKVQNRGLSAVAQCESLRYKLLNGLAVRRACYGVLRFIMESGAKGCEVVVSGKLRAARAKSMKFTDGFMIHSGQPAKDFIDSATRHVLLRQGVLGIKVKIMRGSDPEGKSGPQKTLPDAVTIIEPKEEQPVTQPISQDYGAKAAQVQAAAEAARQEEQAGEEEAAAPAAEE; via the exons ATGGCTGTTCCCGGCACCCAGAT TTCCAAGCGCAGAAAGTTCGTCGCTGATGGCGTTTTCTACGCCGAGCTGAACGAGTTCTTCCAGCGCgagcttgctgaggagggctACTCCGGCGTTGAGGTCCGCGTTACCCCGACCGtcaccgacatcatcatccgcgCCACCCACACCCAGGAGGTTCTCGGCGAGCAGGGTCGCCGCATCCGTGAGCTCACATCGCTCATCCAGAAGCGCTTCAAGTTCCCTGAGAACTCTGTCTCTCTCTACGCCGCCAAGGTCCAGAACCGTGGTCTCTCCGCTGTCGCTCAGTGCGAGTCCCTCCGCTACAAGCTCCTCAACGGTCTTGCCGTCCGTCGTGCCTGCTATGGTGTCCTCCGCTTCATCATGGAGTCCGGCGCCAAGGGCTGCGAGGTCGTCGTTTCCGGCAAGCTCCGCGCTGCTCGCGCCAAGTCCATGAAGTTCACCGATGGCTTCATGATCCACTCCGGCCAGCCCGCTAAGGACTTCATCGACTCCGCCACCCGCCACGTTCTCCTCCGCCAGGGTGTCCTCGGTATCAAGGTCAAGATCATGCGCGGTTCTGACCCCGAGGGCAAGTCCGGCCCCCAGAAGACTCTCCCTGACgccgtcaccatcatcgagcccaaggaggagcagccCGTTACCCAGCCCATCAGCCAGGACTACGGTGCCAAGGCCGCTCAGGTCCAGGCTGCCGCTGAGGCTGCCCGccaggaggagcaggccggtgaggaggaggccgctGCCCCCGCCGCTGAGGAGTAG